A single Triticum dicoccoides isolate Atlit2015 ecotype Zavitan chromosome 2A, WEW_v2.0, whole genome shotgun sequence DNA region contains:
- the LOC119357581 gene encoding uncharacterized protein LOC119357581, with translation MGARGPCYIYPGFASSTFPSIPPSFTRSGSAHASLALTGLPSLAPSSIHARRSRRRRLSPPHPRRRRYGQGCEGQGSRHQGQAETGGGVYKTRPCQKPLFEAATTLGHSKSVCDAYKAKMEKEAAKKAKKSASSK, from the exons ATGGGTGCGCG CGGGCCTTGTTATATATACCCCGGCTTCGCTTCTTCCACCTTCCCATCCATCCCACCTTCTTTCACCCGCAGCGGCAGCGCACACGCTTCGCTCGCCCTCACCGGACTGCCCTCGCTCGCCCCTTCTTCCATCCACGCCCGGAGATCCAGGCGGCGGCGGCTGTCCCCTCCCCACCCCCGGCGGCGCAG ATATGGCCAAGGATGCGAAGGCCAAGGGTCTAGGCACCAAGGACAGGCTGAAACTGGTGGAGGAGTATACAAGACCCGCCCCTGCCAGAAGCCACTCTTCGAGGCGGCCACTACCCTTGGCCACTCCAAGTCCGTATGTGATGCTTACAAAGCAAAGATGGAGAAGGAGGccgcgaagaaggccaagaagtcaGCATCGTCTAAGTGA